The genomic DNA GCAGCGCCTTTGGGCCCTGATTGGTTACAGGATCGGTTTCGGTCGTAAACTGAGCGATATCTAAAGCGACGTTGGGGTGAGATAGGGTAAATACAGTCGATTGAATATCGTCCTGAACTCGATTGGGTGTGCCAATTTGCACCCCAATATCGAATCTGCCTTCGTACATGATGCTACTACCATTACTGGTAGCGGCAACATCTCCAGGACGTTTAACAACTTCCGTTATGTCCGAACCTATAATAACCACATCTTTGAGCAGCGAGTTATTCAGAATATTGAAGAAAACTCCCCGTATGTCACCGATAAATGGGTTTGGCACAACATCTACTTTAAATTGAACTTTGCCAGCGCCAGCAATTTCGTCATCCAGGGTAATTTTCACCTCGGATGAATCCCCCAAGAAAGGATAAGCATGGAAAGTCATGGAAGCGGCATTGGCGGTCGAGAAGCCGGAAGATGCGATCGTCAGACCGACGGCGGTTAAAAAGGAGGATGCAAGTCCTGACCAAAAAGTTTTTTTCATATTAGTTATAACCTCTCGGATTCAACAGCAAAAGCTTGCCAAAAGCGATAGCGAATCGGTCGTCTCAACCTGACGGAAAAGGCATTTTTAGCCCACGTAAGTAGAATGGCACTGAATTAAGCGAAGCAGAGCCTCCTGTCCCAGCTAAACTTAGTGCCATTCAACTAAAAACTTTGTTAGTCTACGTATAACAGCGTATATATCAGGGAAATTACTGTCTAATGAAAATCCCTAACTTTACCAATTCTTCATTAAAATCACTGAAATATTAAGTTATTGTGTGCGCCACAATTCTAAACTGCGTAATTTTACTTAGATAATTTGTATGGTGAGTTATAAGATTTAATCAGCCCAGAAAATCTACATTTTCGCCACCTGACGAGCGCTCCCTTCCGCTTGCTGCG from Aerosakkonema funiforme FACHB-1375 includes the following:
- a CDS encoding PEP-CTERM sorting domain-containing protein (PEP-CTERM proteins occur, often in large numbers, in the proteomes of bacteria that also encode an exosortase, a predicted intramembrane cysteine proteinase. The presence of a PEP-CTERM domain at a protein's C-terminus predicts cleavage within the sorting domain, followed by covalent anchoring to some some component of the (usually Gram-negative) cell surface. Many PEP-CTERM proteins exhibit an unusual sequence composition that includes large numbers of potential glycosylation sites. Expression of one such protein has been shown restore the ability of a bacterium to form floc, a type of biofilm.), whose amino-acid sequence is MKKTFWSGLASSFLTAVGLTIASSGFSTANAASMTFHAYPFLGDSSEVKITLDDEIAGAGKVQFKVDVVPNPFIGDIRGVFFNILNNSLLKDVVIIGSDITEVVKRPGDVAATSNGSSIMYEGRFDIGVQIGTPNRVQDDIQSTVFTLSHPNVALDIAQFTTETDPVTNQGPKALLFGVDLRSIGTVNGPRSGLSKLGAGVDDKVTVPEPATAVALGLVAIVGFGLHKQKKKQQAET